The window GAGGCATACCGCTTCGCCTACCGGTCCGACGTCCAGTGAAATCAGTCCGACCGGAGATCCTGTCGATCAATCCGGGGCCCCGACGAGGACGAATGCGGCCCAAAAATAAGGATGGTCGTACGGGTGCTCAGACCCGGTTCGTCCGGGAGGCTCCGGTAGGGGCTCGGGCCGGGAGCCCAGGCTGCGCGGCAGGCCGGTGAGGGCGCGGCCCGCGTCCTCCTTGGTCAGCCCCCGCAGCCAGGCTTTCGCCTCGGACAGGGCCTCGGCCTTG of the Paludisphaera mucosa genome contains:
- a CDS encoding CHAT domain-containing protein, giving the protein KAEALSEAKAWLRGLTKEDAGRALTGLPRSLGSRPEPLPEPPGRTGSEHPYDHPYFWAAFVLVGAPD